One Triticum dicoccoides isolate Atlit2015 ecotype Zavitan chromosome 4B, WEW_v2.0, whole genome shotgun sequence genomic window carries:
- the LOC119295329 gene encoding berberine bridge enzyme-like 27, producing MAMLRGLSLVLCVTFFSGCLVFSVPSLASSDGFLQCIREKIPSELLYTQCTTNFTAVLASSVRNPKFFTNTTVRPLCVVTPTHASHVQAAVLCGRWQGVRLRVRSGGHDYEGLSYRSARPEVFGLLDLANLRAVSVNHWEYTAWVDSGATIGELYYAIAKNNPEAAFPAGECPTIGVGGHFSGGGVGMLMRKYGLSIDNILDAKLVNANGEVLDRAGMGEDLFWAIRGGGGGSFGIVLSWKVHLVQVPPTVTVFSIAKTLEQGAIDILTKWQDVGPSLPNDLAITVMLSGQQAAFRAMYLGTCSSLVATMGERLPELNMTSADCQPMTWLQSTALSFITFTNNRPLEEALLSRTTSLSTFTKVKSDYVTRAIPKAAWNDIFSWFTMNGAGLIVLEPHGGLMATIPTAATPYPHRSGVLYIIQYIAFWQGDGGTAATTWLASFYDFMGHYVSSNPRQAYVNFRDLDIGQNVVADEVTTSESGKVWGERYFMSNYQRLASVKAAVDPMDYFRNEQSIPPLRPVPAYNDYNDDPSEQRFMPRDPIN from the coding sequence ATGGCCATGCTCAGAGGCCTATCACTCGTGCTTTGTGTCACCTTTTTCTCAGGCTGCCTCGTCTTCTCAGTCCCTTCCCTAGCTTCCTCCGATGGCTTCCTCCAGTGCATAAGGGAGAAGATACCCAGCGAGCTCCTCTACACCCAGTGCACCACCAACTTCACCGCCGTGCTGGCCTCCTCCGTCAGGAACCCcaagttcttcaccaacaccaccgtgaGGCCGCTCTGCGTCGTCACGCCCACCCACGCCTCCCACGTCCAGGCCGCCGTGCTCTGCGGCCGCTGGCAGGGCGTGCGCCTCCGCGTGCGCAGCGGCGGCCATGACTACGAGGGCCTGTCCTACCGGTCGGCGCGGCCCGAGGTCTTCGGGCTGCTCGACCTCGCCAACCTCCGGGCCGTCAGCGTCAACCACTGGGAGTACACGGCCTGGGTCGACTCCGGCGCCACCATCGGGGAGCTGTACTACGCCATTGCCAAGAATAACCCCGAGGCCGCGTTCCCGGCCGGCGAGTGCCCGACCATCGGCGTGGGCGGCCACTtcagcggcggtggcgtcggcatgCTGATGCGCAAGTACGGCCTCTCCATCGACAACATTCTCGACGCCAAGCTGGTCAACGCCAACGGGGAGGTCCTCGACAGGGCCGGCATGGGGGAGGACCTCTTCTGGGCCAtccgaggcggtggcggcgggagCTTCGGCATCGTGCTCTCATGGAAGGTCCACCTCGTGCAGGTCCCACCCACGGTCACGGTGTTCAGCATCGCAAAGACGCTTGAGCAGGGCGCCATAGACATCCTTACCAAATGGCAAGACGTCGGGCCATCGCTCCCCAACGACCTCGCGATAACGGTGATGCTGTCGGGGCAGCAAGCCGCGTTCCGGGCCATGTACCTCGGCACGTGCAGCTCCCTCGTGGCGACGATGGGCGAGCGGTTGCCGGAGCTCAACATGACGAGCGCCGACTGCCAGCCCATGACCTGGCTCCAGTCCACGGCCTTGTCCTTCATCACCTTCACCAACAACAGACCGCTGGAGGAGGCGCTCCTCAGCAGGACCACCAGCCTCAGCACCTTCACCAAGGTCAAGTCCGACTACGTCACGCGCGCCATCCCCAAGGCCGCGTGGAACGACATCTTTTCCTGGTTCACCATGAACGGCGCCGGGCTCATCGTGCTCGAGCCCCACGGCGGCCTCATGGCCACCATCCCCACCGCCGCGACGCCGTACCCGCACCGGAGCGGCGTGCTCTACATCATCCAGTACATCGCGTTCTGGCAGGGCGACGGCGGCACGGCGGCCACCACCTGGCTCGCCAGCTTCTACGACTTCATGGGGCACTACGTGAGTAGCAACCCTAGGCAGGCGTACGTCAACTTCCGGGACCTGGACATCGGCCAGAACGTGGTGGCGGACGAAGTTACCACGTCCGAGAGCGGCAAGGTTTGGGGTGAGCGCTACTTCATGAGCAACTACCAGAGGCTCGCGTCGGTAAAGGCTGCCGTGGATCCCATGGACTACTTCAGGAACGAGCAGAGCATCCCCCCGTTGCGACCAGTCCCAGCCTACAACGACTACAACGACGACCCAAGTGAGCAGAGATTCATGCCAAGAGATCCCATTAATTAG